A stretch of the Duncaniella dubosii genome encodes the following:
- the ruvA gene encoding Holliday junction branch migration protein RuvA, giving the protein MIEYIKGVATELTPTYAVIEAGQIGYLMNISLPTFEEIQRTSGELKMLVHEVIREDAHVLYGFVTTEERDMFRLLIGVSGVGPGTAILILSSIPVRDLQTVISSGDHSMLKNVKGIGVKTAQRIIVDLKDKIKPTDGTLSLQSDAFNSYSDVYDEALAALTALGFVRQQSQKVLKRIFDADPAIKVETAIKKALSMM; this is encoded by the coding sequence ATGATTGAATATATAAAAGGTGTGGCTACTGAGCTCACGCCGACTTATGCAGTAATCGAAGCCGGACAGATTGGTTATCTGATGAATATATCTCTGCCGACATTCGAAGAAATCCAACGGACAAGCGGAGAGTTGAAAATGCTTGTCCATGAAGTCATCCGCGAGGATGCACACGTCTTATATGGCTTTGTAACTACCGAGGAACGAGATATGTTCCGACTGCTCATCGGGGTTTCAGGTGTCGGACCGGGCACCGCGATTCTCATATTGTCCTCCATACCCGTCAGAGACCTTCAGACAGTCATCTCATCAGGCGATCATTCAATGCTGAAAAACGTAAAAGGGATAGGAGTCAAAACAGCCCAGAGAATAATAGTTGACCTGAAGGATAAAATAAAACCCACAGATGGTACGTTATCATTACAGTCCGACGCATTCAATTCCTATAGCGATGTCTACGACGAAGCGCTTGCAGCGCTCACAGCTCTTGGATTTGTCCGACAGCAATCACAGAAGGTCCTTAAACGGATTTTCGATGCCGATCCTGCTATAAAAGTTGAGACAGCCATAAAGAAGGCCCTGAGCATGATGTAG